TCAGGAATATTTTTGGTGAGTTGCGGAAAGAAAACCGGACATCTTGAAGTGAAGATCATCAGACAAAATTCAGGATATGGTTATCAGATTCTTAAAAAGCATAAGATCCTCATTAACCAGCCGTTTATACCTGCCATACCAGGAGAGAAAACTTTTAAAAACGAAACAGACGCACAAAAGACTGCAGATCTTGTTGTGAGTAAAATACATCAATATTCTTTACCCAGAATTTCTGTACATGAACTGGATTCTATGAAAATCGAATATTAATTGCTTTAATTCCCTAGAAATTCCTTCAATGATTATTGAAGGAATTTTGTGCTCACAAACAGTAAATTATTTTTTATGACCGCATTTTTAAAACAAATACAGACCACCTACATTTATCACTGGATTATCTGGAGTATTCTTATTTTCTTTAAATTAATAATGGATTAT
The sequence above is a segment of the Chryseobacterium sp. MYb264 genome. Coding sequences within it:
- a CDS encoding DUF4907 domain-containing protein gives rise to the protein MIKTFLKILFVSGIFLVSCGKKTGHLEVKIIRQNSGYGYQILKKHKILINQPFIPAIPGEKTFKNETDAQKTADLVVSKIHQYSLPRISVHELDSMKIEY